TAGGAGGAGGAAGAAACAGTCGACCCCTACAGCTGCAGGTAAatttagataacttttacattatatcggggtaacttttaagcaatttaagttaacttttactccgatgtacaaatttattgtacaatatgtttaaataagaatttgtgatacaTATCTCTTCACATACTATGTATGAAACACAATTCACCTTAATAATAGGGTCAGATGATGATTTATTTGTTATATTTTCACTTCTACTTGGTAGAAAACATTCAAAACAACATGTAGTAACATACTCATTAGGCATTTTTAAATGAATAGGCTGCAAAAATATTGAGAGAAATTTTTTATCGAAGTTTTTCTCTAAGATATCATAGTGTCAGTAAAATGAAGCTACCCTTGTAATCATTGTTTCCCAATTATACCAACTAATGACACACACTTTTTACATCCCCTGTTCTTCAGCTGTTGGAAAAGGTCATCTCAAAGATGGCAATGGTGATGATTCAAAAACCCAACATTCAAACAGCTCAGAATCCTTGCAATACAACTTCGAAACAATTAAATCTGCAACAGGGAACTTCTCCATTGATAACAAACTCGGCGAAGGTGGGTTTGGGTCTGTTTACAAGGTAATATATCCTACATGTCTGGTGTCATATAACCTTAAAGTACAGCTTTATGATTTGGTTTTAGTTTCTAACCGCGTAAACAGTGGCTTAATTCCCAAATATATCCTACATGTCCATTGGAAACCACCTCAAAGTACACAATTTTGATTTGGTTTAAGTTTTTAACCAGGAAAATGGTGGCCTAATCTccattatggaattaattagtttccTTATACCTGATGCAGGGAACGCTTCCAGATGGCCAGGAAATGGCTGTTAAGAGACTCTCTGAATACTCCGGTCAAGGTCTCAGAGAATTTACGAATGAAGTCGAATTGTTAGCCAAGCTTCAACACAAAAACCTTGTCAATCTTTTGGGATTTTGCGTGGAAAGCGAAGAAAAGTTGCTTGTTTATGAATTTGTGTCCAACTTGAGTCTGGATAAGTTTCTATTTGGTACTGTCTTTAAAACCACTTCATCAGGTACAAATTCAACTGATTCTGATAGTATTCCTTTTACTGACAACCATAATCATCTTGTAGATCCAAACAGGCGCAAGTACTTGGACTGGAAAACAAGGTTCAAAATCATAACTGGAATTGCAAGAGGACTTTTGTACCTTCATGAAGATTCTCGCATCAAAATTATACACCGGGATATGAAAATAAGCAACGTTTTGTTGGATGAAAAGATGAACCCAAAGATAGCAGACTTTGGAACTGCAAGGCTTATGAACATTGACCATACACAGGCAAATACTTCAAAAGTTTGTGGCACATTGTAAGATCTACATTAACCTTTAAGAAAATTGATTACAGAAATTTTACTTCACCAAATCTCTTAAGCATACACAAAATGTTACCAAGTGACTCACATTTTCTGACGGTGAAAATGTGTTGCAGTGGATATATGGCTCCAGAATATGCAGCAGTGGGAGTATTCTCTACCAAGTCAGATGTCTATAGTTTTGGACTAATGCTTTTGGAAATCATAAGCGGGCAAAACAATAATTTATTTCGATCACAAGGGAAGGGCAGCCTTATAAGCCATGTAAGTCATCTAAAAAATCTTCttggaaaatttgtcaaaaactaccttataaaatcatgtttttgcgaaaaactaccttataaaaaaaatgttgtaattaaCCACTTTATTAAAAATTTATGTTCGTAAGATATTACCTTTTCCCAATTGATAAACGTTAACTCAAACTTCGGAGTTGACTTTACCATATGCATCTTACGTGTGCCATTTAATTACCCCTATTCCGTGAGATGTCATGTGAGATACACCTTAACCTCGAAATCTTCAATCAATGTTCATAATCTGGTCAAAGGTAATATCTTACATAGTTCAACATAAAATATTAGTAAGGTAGTTAATTGTAACATCTTTTATATGAGGTAATTTCTCACAAAAAACTCAAATTTATAAAGTAgtttttttgacaaatttgccaatATGTTATtatctttttgttttgtttcgaGTTAGATTAAAATGTGCTTATAAGAGGCCAACAAGGTAGTGGACTAGTAGGGTACTAAGTAATTGATATTGTTTCCCTTACTACAGGCGTGGAAACTTTGGAACACAAGGACTACAATGGAGCTAGTTGATCCATCACTAGGAAACAACTATTCCGAAATTGAAGTCCTAAGATGTATCCAAGTAGGGTTATTTTGTGTACAAGTAGACCCTTCAAGTAGACCAGGAATGGAATCAGTCCTCCTCATTCTTCAAAACAACTCCTCCGATATCCAATTTCCATCGCCCTCTTCCTCAGTTTCATATGACACGAGTGTGCCAGGTGAACAAATACAAATTACAGGAGAACAAGATGGATTCCGAAGTCAGGAAAGTAACATGTACCCGCGTTAACATTCTCAAGTCGGACataaacacacacacaaaaattgTTTTGTAATTTATACATTGATATGGTTTAGATATAAGTTGTATAGTTTTATACATGGAGTTGTATACAAgcttctttttattattattatcttcAAGTTAATTGATTATGTTTAAGTTGAAACATGAAACCAACAATACAACCACTTTTAGTATCAACATATAATATGTCACTACCAATAATACAAATGACTTGTGTAGCTGTAAGGCTATTTCTTACTTCTTAGCCATGTATTGGTATACCAATACCACATGAGTCTCAGTATCAATACCAAATTAATGGGTGCCAATATGAGTCACTTGTGTCCATATAAACATGGACACAAGCCATTTAAGACTTACAGCTCCTCAACACAATGCAATTTTAATTCTACAAGGCTTTGTTCTTGTCTTTAGCTtccaaaattatattttacgAGAAATTATTTgtgataagttcaaataagtttcaATGAGATGAGATATGTTCTATTCGGGCTACCAAGTACTACTAACAAGTTATAACTACGAAACGTAgtaaaaataagttaaaaaaaaaaaattaaaattagccAAATTCAAAAGAACACTTTAACATTAAAATCTAATTCGTTTTGCGTCGTCTTAGAAATAGTCACACATTGTTCAATTGGCCTTCTCGTTGCAAAAACGGAGTCTTTCTAGACTTCTAGTTGTACAAACTCGTGACTTTGTCATACACtcctgttccggtgttgtaaagatggaaacaatgggcttcgaatgaaggcccttttgtatgtgttgaagatcttgcttgtttgaatgagtggagtccgaattcacctgcacaatagcaaagttactagcctcgggggtgtttccgaggaaagcccctccgatgcctaagtaagaatgatgctcggattctagagagaagttctctagaagagtagtcttaaggcggtaaattcgacgtaccttgaggtgtgagccttggcggcctatttatagtgtttgcataataaatgcccataggtcatttattgctattgggccttgggccttgatggatggctgactagccattggtgggtttgatgctgtttgtttagagccattgggctttggacttagtggcccaattgagaatcaattgggagcccaaacaacatgccccccagacccggtccatttagaattaaatgggtgggtttccagctgtcagaagtccgaaagttccctctctttttctgaaaagggatgatttgcattgatgacaagtgttgggagttgtattgtgccgtggagatcgtgggttgaggaagttgatgcgccccttttcttttctataaatacggggtgcattgctcttttcgaactttttactccttctttcaaaccctttctctctctaaattccggcgatcgcagtgcaatttgtttcttcagatctacgaaattcggccaactttggacttcgggaacttgtgttgttcgttttatcggcgaattccgcttcggaaaaaggtaatttgtttctgaattctccttttttcttcgtttttccttctacccctcaatctcaaccctagaccgagaattcgcggccatggcaaagaataggggcaagagcaagttcgtcgttggctcctctagtgagagggagaacgtgccttcgggaaggttaccgaaaacttcgaggggtcggccttcggagaggccagtggagaggcgttcgactggttgggatgcttcgaaagatgatgttgttggcgggtctagcgtgtctgaacgcgcaacttctggtaaAAAGGCTGGCTCTTCGGGTGTGCGCCGCTcctaccctgagtttccagttcattggactgaagctgatccgcagggtaagtatgccccgattctgcatgagaccactaagatcgatggtcccttggaaaaatcggtcagtggtgactggttggtggaggcgaagctggggcattaccatcggagggccgaagagttatacggaatccagcacgccttggggtactggtgcgagcttcccgaccaggagcgtcctcgggtgactcatccgccgagggggttcatctctgtgtatactcatcatttggagaacggcctccgctttcctttggatcccttCATATCCGAGCTCTTGGTGTCGTataacatcagtttggcccagcttacccccaaatctatgaggcacatcatcggatttagatgggtgtgcgattttattaactttccatgctctgttgccgtgtttcgggatctgcacgatctgtctttcaaccacgcttccaagggggatgggtatggttggtggaccattatcaacaaaagatcccgaagaaagggggagccgaactatattacggcctacccttacctcagctctgatcataactggaagacggagtggttgttcgttcgtgtgccgacagatccgaagcatccacatttttaccgccctccgaagtggtttgtgactcctgatcctgatatgcgaagcgtggctgctccggatcggaaccatcaccactacgtggatctcctccagtggtttttggctcgggaggacaactacaaattgccgtccaactggctcccgaacctcaactatatcttgcgggaggacattcttgctgttgccggtctcagcaggatttttgacagggtaggtgtctttcggctgggaccgtgctttagtaagtttgtcctcctcctttttgGTCTCGTTTTACTGATttcgttttgtgctttgtttctgcagagtacggcttcagctgcgttgatcctgtggtctcgggtatttctttggatctgaagaccaTTCACGACTCTGCCCCTGATTAtaagttcgggaaggagaatcctcgtaatcctcgtttgaaggattacgtgctgtctccgtcgggtgtcgctcggatatctgaagttcgagctgatccgtgggattctgcctcttctcccgaagctgttccagtgaaagtcgtgctccctgatttgaggacaacctcggatccggtgagtgtttctaaTCTCAATatcttttgtttgtctttctttttggttggccgtcggctaacgtcttggtcctggaccatctttttagggtcctgggactgacgctgtgccgcgtgccgttccttcggtttcatctccggctcggatagatatctctttatctaggaaccgggtacttcgcgatttttctttattccttcctttgtcttgttttacctttattgacccttggtttcttctgtttaggatcagcgcaaaaggaagagcagcactcttttgaggccttctgcgcatccgaagaaggcgAAAGCTGATCAGtcttcggagaaggtatttgttctgacttagagcttttgtggtctgttctctctttttctgaaactgacctttgagcgtttgccctgtaggaagtggtttcggaagtcatgcctcctcccaaaaacctccttcacttcatgcccttgcccgggcagaagttgaagagtgtggtggttgtggAACCGCCTCCCGTGGACCAACCGctggctgaggaagataccatcccttctccgctgaagccgtctgctgctttagggatcgagatccaggatataaccaaggtgatggaggcaattgaagccgaccttgttcctggctcggatgtccctattgtggccgagcagaaggaagaagctgctgacgtttctctcgaaagggagaaaagtccggataaggagatggtggatctcaccgaagctcacgtagaggttcccgaagctgagaaggaggaacccgagcagggtctgacgaggaagaggcgtcATTCGACCTTGGGCTCcacttcgacctcggccctggatagactgatccacgctgacccttgctcggatgttccgctgaaacggatccccgaagaGGTAAGGGAAGCGATGGCTCGCTATGCCAGagctccggttttgggggagaaccccatggctcacgtgggatctttggtgggtcccgaagctgcacgggagaatcttcttcgggccaacccgcagtggagggttcctggagctgaggagaggaacccagctatgatggcccaatattatctgaatgaggtaagtgttggaaattttgttttgagttccgtttttttttttttttttttttttgtttgttgttttcttctttcctcatcttttctcgtcctttcttctttcccaggctgttttctggtcctcgttcgcttccgagtgtagctcggttgaggaaaGGCAGCTGAGGAggtatcaggaggcttatgctcgtgatatccctgtcttggaccagaaggctgggcagctcatggccgagatggtggacctcaagcaactgtaccttcagtacagtcgtgaggctagggaAGCGGCGGAacagatcggggccgaagttgggaagctcactttccaagttgaagaggatgctgaaaagatagcttccttcgacagggagaggagagaaatggctgccaagtttgcgagcgagcttgaagaaaaagacagtcttctcaaggagatgacgtctaaatttgaggcggccattaagcagagccaggaagcggaggcgaggcttcagcagtttATCAAGCACCGGGAGATTGTTCAgaatcaagctgacaaggtgcccgttctccagctgaagatccgagagaaagatgctgccattcggaagttggagcaagagagagttgacctctacactgctgatcagtgtagagagcaatactggaatggcatcctgggtgctcggcggatgttcgcgaagcatatgcctcatttcccttggaatgagaaggttccgctctggatgagggcccaggatcacttggtggagtgccaggccgatcgagacgaagctgaagctgaacgccaagctgctcttgcagaggctcgggcccagaaggcggcttccgaaggtgatactactgctgggggttcttcgaaggatgctcctctgggggatgctcctgagactcccaagagctagggattcgggcagtcgtcttcttcagagtcggtcggttccagttgaggacttccgaacatgtgcttgcctttccccccttttgcctcggcgctgcgttgtacttatttcttttttgttttctttagtacttcggtaggccggtattgtctgttgatggctgccgattttaacttgtttcattttgttttcaatttttgaggtttttcgatgtatttgtacttcccccaaatattgaataaaaaatgaatgtttgttacttggctgcttcttttcaacttgttctttcgcaatttttaggtctttaaatccgtagatttctcgagctcctctttctgtagacttgctaaaaaccttttgaccttgcgagctctttagatccgtagatctgttaagagactttttaacttttgcgagttcttcaaatccgtagatctgctaagaggctCTTTgactttgcgagttcttcaaatccgtagatctgctaagagactctttagttttgcgagttcttcaaatccgtagatctgctaagagactctttagttttgcgagttcttcaaatccgaagatctgctaagagactctttagttttgcgagttcttcaaatccgtagatctgctaagagactctttagtttccagactcttcaaatccgtcgatctgctcagaggtttggattgttcttccgatctcttgtggttcggaaacctgggcaagagatcgctagtctgcctctttagttatgccttcggcgatccgtggatctgagccggagttttataacttgattcgagcgactgtttgttgcgaacaaattttattagggtaccgcgaatccgaggattctggacggttccctgaagtgtatgatttggtcatttcttgcattttatcaaggaatgggcaaagtcaacctgtttttagtctcggattgatcagatccgaggctgcagatatatataaagggacaataaatGTAGAGATAAGTtcaatgaaacacatggtgccaaatggctttcctcttctcattaaacaacttacttggtttacagacagagatcatacaaaatatttcttgagaacatcggtattccaatggttcttcagaattgttccatctaactgtttcagcatatacgtgcctggccttttttcggaatggatgatgtatggtccttcccaagtggctgagagtttgccatggatccgtcctttctgaaccgaggcggcgtttctgagtactagatcaccgacttttaggggtctggcgttgactcttcggttgtaatgcttgttgaccctctgcaaataggctgcgttgagtgtccttgcatcgttccgagcttcgtccagtagatctagagcttcggatagaagttgattgttgctttctccttggagcccatcatacctgttgtatgcctggatcctcaggctttctgttccgatttccacaggaattacagcttcggatccgtatacaaggtggaacggtgtttgtccggtagcttctttttcagtggtccgaagggaccatagcgttccgggtagctcttctaaccatttgtttttgtcatcctcgactcttttcttgagtgcgttgaggatgagtttgttagcagcttcggcttgcccgttgctttgtgggtgacagactgccgagtatgctaggtgtatgccgaactgtttgcaccacttttgcaacggggtgttgtcgaactgtttcccgtggtcgaagaccatcagtgttggtatgccgaaccttgtgatgatgttctgccatatgaa
This Spinacia oleracea cultivar Varoflay chromosome 6, BTI_SOV_V1, whole genome shotgun sequence DNA region includes the following protein-coding sequences:
- the LOC110792152 gene encoding cysteine-rich receptor-like protein kinase 10, with the protein product MEPSYYISKTLHYLTFLQFLLLKTVLADSEPNYFYTICDKNGNYTKNSIYQNNLNHVLLDLGTQTAGTSFHNSTSGETPDKAYGMFYCRADIDPALCQSCVQSAKKQIVNVNCTNQKEGVIWYQECTLRYANRPLNSLYEVDPPTSQAFSQSSVSDPIQFQQVVTKTMNNLVQKAAKNNTYNGYATAETAVIPLPPTNTLYSLVQCTPDIFGLQCEKCLLGLLKYINVNAPNSTMVMFFRSNCQMRYDSVPFYSKLSLLPIPSSQQPSQSLSNKDIQNMDQNRAGKGILFYTIISVVPAAGLILLFLCIIAFCVYRRRKKQSTPTAAAVGKGHLKDGNGDDSKTQHSNSSESLQYNFETIKSATGNFSIDNKLGEGGFGSVYKGTLPDGQEMAVKRLSEYSGQGLREFTNEVELLAKLQHKNLVNLLGFCVESEEKLLVYEFVSNLSLDKFLFDPNRRKYLDWKTRFKIITGIARGLLYLHEDSRIKIIHRDMKISNVLLDEKMNPKIADFGTARLMNIDHTQANTSKVCGTFGYMAPEYAAVGVFSTKSDVYSFGLMLLEIISGQNNNLFRSQGKGSLISHAWKLWNTRTTMELVDPSLGNNYSEIEVLRCIQVGLFCVQVDPSSRPGMESVLLILQNNSSDIQFPSPSSSVSYDTSVPGEQIQITGEQDGFRSQESNMYPR
- the LOC130462941 gene encoding uncharacterized protein, giving the protein MTCVATIHDSAPDYKFGKENPRNPRLKDYVLSPSGVARISEVRADPWDSASSPEAVPVKVVLPDLRTTSDPGPGTDAVPRAVPSVSSPARIDISLSRNRDQRKRKSSTLLRPSAHPKKAKADQSSEKEVVSEVMPPPKNLLHFMPLPGQKLKSVVVVEPPPVDQPLAEEDTIPSPLKPSAALGIEIQDITKVMEAIEADLVPGSDVPIVAEQKEEAADVSLEREKSPDKEMVDLTEAHVEVPEAEKEEPEQGLTRKRRHSTLGSTSTSALDRLIHADPCSDVPLKRIPEEVREAMARYARAPVLGENPMAHVGSLVGPEAARENLLRANPQWRVPGAEERNPAMMAQYYLNEAVFWSSFASECSSVEERQLRRYQEAYARDIPVLDQKAGQLMAEMVDLKQLYLQYSREAREAAEQIGAEVGKLTFQVEEDAEKIASFDRERREMAAKFASELEEKDSLLKEMTSKFEAAIKQSQEAEARLQQFIKHREIVQNQADKVPVLQLKIREKDAAIRKLEQERVDLYTADQCREQYWNGILGARRMFAKHMPHFPWNEKVPLWMRAQDHLVECQADRDEAEAERQAALAEARAQKAASEGDTTAGGSSKDAPLGDAPETPKS